In the genome of Fuerstiella sp., one region contains:
- a CDS encoding PQQ-dependent sugar dehydrogenase, with amino-acid sequence MVIAAMYRPSLGGLVLIFTVFHVTVEHTHRVTAADDPRPAWTTSRLSGTPDPPDPYTVRPAFPRLSFSNPTSLEELRCGRMLVSEDAGNIYTFVKDSAVQQKQLLLKIDGARIWHATASYRNDSHWQLYTCYSKNDVTFVSRFDVADTTADLQSEEIILTWPAGGHNGGCLHFGTDGMLYISSGDGSGPNPPDGRTAAQDVSNLFGCVLRIDVQKKDAGRNYAIPPDNPFVDLEGARPEIWAYGLRNPWKFGIDRTTGNIFAADNGWESWETVHQIVRGGNCGWPIMEGRAVLRSEVKQGPTPIRPPLKDHSHTEANSVIGGPVYRGSKLPELNGTFIYGDYITGTIWGLQADGHGSYTHSTLVDTHQRITAFAEGSAGELFVLDYDYTGQIYEVLPAGLIDKSAAFPRQLSQTGLFASLNPMIPAAGVEPYDIVVKRWMDGAAGERWIAIPGSDSITLASDGRSPVYPDGTVFIKHLTLPQADVSMPPFPLETQVLHYENESWHPYSYVWDDDQTDAVLVDAAGGDRHLNHYVNAVSGSGTEIAERTWHVSAENECRMCHNAGSGFVLGFVPGQLNIDQPVSGDRTATQLTHLTDRRVIDRIPSFPDDDPGRLVDPYDEAHSLDDRARSYLHGNCASCHHPRGNAIVSFYLRRELPFEELRTNKGTGIGTFGIRNAKLIVPGDPYRSVLLYRMSKLGYARMPYIGSRVVDSQAVDLIEQWIRSMPHTGSLQDSLPVQTGSAEHRNLAIVSATNRNPQNQKRAAAQLLNSTEGALALSVAMHRGEAAAVERSEAYRAGNSDIRGLFETFIPEKVRRKTLGRNVDPQIILSLNGNVARGRLIFYSDGARCRNCHDLNDARKSTGPTLSEIRRKYSKPEEMLSHILKPSLKVDEKFAMWVVVTGSGIVHSGLLVTRNDEVVVLKTAAGRTIRINRADVEDMSQSPQSLMPQGILSDQTAQEAADLLAWFGAAGD; translated from the coding sequence ATGGTTATTGCTGCAATGTACCGACCGAGTCTCGGCGGATTGGTTCTCATCTTCACTGTGTTTCATGTAACCGTTGAGCACACGCACAGGGTGACCGCAGCCGATGACCCGCGTCCCGCGTGGACAACCTCACGGCTCAGTGGTACTCCGGATCCTCCGGATCCGTATACGGTTCGTCCGGCCTTTCCACGTCTTTCCTTCAGTAATCCAACCAGTCTTGAAGAACTCCGCTGCGGGCGGATGCTGGTCAGTGAAGATGCCGGAAACATCTACACGTTTGTGAAGGACTCGGCCGTTCAGCAAAAACAATTGCTGCTGAAAATTGACGGTGCACGAATCTGGCATGCCACAGCGTCTTACCGGAACGACTCTCACTGGCAGTTGTATACGTGTTACTCAAAAAACGACGTAACGTTTGTTTCCCGGTTTGATGTCGCAGACACCACTGCTGATCTGCAAAGTGAAGAAATCATTCTCACCTGGCCGGCCGGCGGACATAACGGTGGTTGTCTGCATTTTGGGACCGATGGAATGCTTTACATCTCGAGCGGTGACGGATCAGGTCCAAACCCTCCGGACGGCCGAACGGCGGCTCAGGACGTTTCAAACCTTTTTGGATGTGTGTTGAGGATCGATGTTCAGAAAAAGGACGCCGGCAGGAACTATGCGATTCCCCCCGACAATCCGTTCGTGGATCTTGAAGGTGCTCGACCGGAAATCTGGGCTTACGGACTGCGAAATCCCTGGAAGTTTGGTATCGACAGAACCACAGGAAACATTTTTGCTGCCGACAACGGCTGGGAATCCTGGGAAACGGTTCACCAAATCGTTCGTGGGGGCAACTGCGGCTGGCCAATCATGGAAGGACGGGCCGTGCTGCGAAGTGAAGTGAAGCAGGGACCAACACCGATTCGCCCGCCGCTCAAGGATCACTCGCACACCGAAGCAAATTCGGTCATTGGCGGTCCGGTTTATCGAGGCAGCAAACTGCCGGAACTGAATGGCACGTTCATTTACGGTGACTACATCACCGGTACGATCTGGGGTCTGCAGGCAGACGGTCACGGTTCGTACACACACAGCACACTGGTGGACACACACCAGCGGATCACTGCGTTTGCTGAGGGTTCTGCCGGAGAACTGTTTGTTCTTGATTACGACTACACGGGGCAGATTTACGAGGTGCTGCCTGCGGGACTGATAGACAAGTCGGCCGCCTTCCCTAGACAACTAAGCCAAACCGGCCTGTTCGCTTCACTGAATCCGATGATCCCTGCCGCCGGTGTTGAGCCTTATGATATTGTCGTCAAACGCTGGATGGATGGTGCTGCCGGTGAGCGATGGATTGCCATTCCTGGTTCGGATTCGATCACACTTGCGAGCGACGGACGGTCACCCGTGTATCCGGACGGCACGGTTTTTATCAAGCACCTGACGCTTCCGCAGGCGGATGTGTCCATGCCACCGTTTCCGCTGGAGACGCAGGTTCTGCACTACGAAAACGAGAGCTGGCATCCGTACAGTTATGTATGGGATGACGATCAGACAGATGCCGTACTTGTGGATGCCGCGGGCGGCGATCGTCACCTGAACCACTACGTCAATGCCGTCAGCGGCAGCGGAACAGAAATCGCTGAACGAACCTGGCATGTGTCGGCTGAGAATGAATGTCGCATGTGCCACAACGCGGGATCCGGATTTGTTCTTGGATTTGTTCCCGGCCAGCTCAATATCGACCAGCCGGTTTCAGGTGATCGTACGGCAACACAACTCACACACCTGACGGACCGCCGAGTGATCGACCGGATTCCATCGTTCCCCGACGATGATCCTGGACGACTTGTTGATCCTTATGATGAGGCGCATAGTCTGGATGATCGGGCTCGATCGTACCTGCACGGGAATTGTGCTTCCTGTCACCATCCGCGAGGCAATGCGATTGTTTCGTTCTATCTGCGGCGTGAATTACCGTTCGAAGAACTCCGAACCAATAAGGGCACAGGAATCGGAACATTCGGGATCCGAAACGCAAAATTGATTGTGCCAGGCGACCCGTATCGCTCGGTTCTGTTATACCGGATGTCGAAGCTGGGCTACGCCCGCATGCCGTACATCGGGTCCCGCGTCGTTGACAGCCAGGCAGTTGATTTGATCGAACAGTGGATCCGCTCAATGCCTCACACGGGCAGTCTTCAGGATTCGCTGCCCGTTCAGACCGGATCCGCGGAGCACCGTAATCTGGCGATCGTCAGCGCCACCAACCGGAACCCGCAGAATCAAAAACGTGCTGCCGCGCAACTGCTGAATTCCACGGAAGGAGCGCTGGCACTTTCCGTCGCAATGCATCGCGGTGAAGCCGCAGCGGTTGAGCGTTCTGAAGCTTATCGTGCGGGTAACAGTGATATTCGCGGACTGTTCGAAACTTTTATCCCCGAAAAGGTGCGGCGCAAAACGCTGGGTCGCAACGTAGATCCGCAGATAATTCTGTCACTGAACGGGAATGTCGCACGCGGCCGACTCATTTTTTACAGTGACGGAGCCCGGTGTCGAAATTGCCACGATCTGAATGATGCCCGGAAGTCGACCGGACCGACACTCAGCGAAATCCGCAGGAAGTACAGCAAACCGGAAGAGATGCTGTCTCACATACTGAAGCCGTCACTGAAAGTCGATGAAAAATTTGCGATGTGGGTTGTTGTCACCGGTTCCGGCATAGTTCACAGCGGGTTGCTGGTGACCCGGAATGACGAGGTTGTGGTTCTGAAAACAGCGGCCGGCCGTACAATTCGGATCAATCGTGCTGATGTTGAGGACATGAGTCAGAGTCCCCAGTCGCTGATGCCGCAAGGAATTTTGAGCGACCAGACGGCTCAGGAAGCCGCCGACCTGCTGGCTTGGTTTGGTGCTGCCGGTGACTAA